The Staphylothermus marinus F1 genome has a segment encoding these proteins:
- the cas7a gene encoding type I-A CRISPR-associated protein Cas7/Csa2, whose protein sequence is MGDIYFSFRGRVYINAEALNMVESIGNYVKHRRIPVVIPETYVTYMVPAISGESIAHGYQYILAQKALENGLSVCNLCKHGIFLKSTNEEVFKDSFNQETIPDKPEELEKTIVKGCVVEDVGGFLFTTEKKEGKKKKEEKVKNLKRTSNFYVGYMIPVAEALVNTVIEPQLHTRYALGTKHVKERGQMIYYVEIASAPYVFSFDLDTRYIGRSTYSVETAGKPIVSEEEIKKRKIVALEAFREFITEMMFGAKKTRFLPVIDWESFVAAVSDKPWTVPSPFTKKYIENAEKKLKKINKNTKLYIYRRDGEKSFEEVLFEAIEDAVKRITEK, encoded by the coding sequence ATGGGAGACATATATTTCAGCTTCAGAGGAAGAGTATATATTAACGCAGAAGCACTAAACATGGTTGAAAGCATAGGGAACTATGTAAAACATAGAAGAATACCGGTAGTAATACCTGAAACCTACGTAACATACATGGTCCCAGCAATAAGCGGAGAATCAATAGCTCACGGATACCAGTATATTCTAGCACAGAAAGCACTAGAAAACGGATTATCCGTATGTAATCTATGCAAACACGGAATATTCTTAAAAAGCACAAACGAAGAAGTATTCAAGGATTCCTTTAACCAAGAAACAATACCCGACAAACCCGAAGAACTCGAAAAAACAATAGTTAAGGGTTGTGTAGTAGAAGATGTAGGAGGATTCCTGTTTACAACAGAAAAGAAAGAAGGAAAGAAAAAGAAAGAGGAAAAAGTTAAGAATCTTAAGAGAACAAGCAACTTCTACGTAGGATACATGATACCCGTAGCTGAAGCACTAGTAAACACTGTGATCGAGCCACAGCTACATACAAGATACGCTTTAGGCACCAAACATGTTAAAGAAAGAGGACAAATGATATACTATGTAGAAATAGCCTCAGCACCATACGTTTTCAGCTTCGACTTAGACACAAGATATATTGGTAGATCAACATACTCAGTAGAAACAGCAGGAAAACCAATTGTTAGTGAAGAAGAGATTAAGAAGCGTAAAATAGTAGCATTAGAAGCATTCAGAGAATTCATTACAGAAATGATGTTTGGAGCTAAGAAAACAAGATTCCTACCAGTAATAGATTGGGAATCATTCGTGGCAGCAGTAAGCGATAAACCATGGACTGTTCCAAGCCCATTCACTAAGAAATATATCGAGAACGCTGAGAAGAAACTGAAAAAGATCAATAAGAACACTAAACTATACATATACAGGAGAGATGGAGAGAAATCATTCGAAGAAGTATTATTTGAAGCCATTGAAGACGCTGTCAAAAGGATCACAGAGAAATAA
- the cas1 gene encoding CRISPR-associated endonuclease Cas1, which translates to MFLTDWGHLVVDDYGVFLRKKHGRIVVVSRGGREEFPVRRVREVIISGKAGISTELLKLLADSGIDVLVTSYTGRPVALFVHARSGGSVRNRIEQYRSLEDGRACKAAAMIISGKLSNQVSNLKYYSKPRKNISQESKILYEKAEEIKKLREKLRDIETSDLGKCRENIMSIEAQAANTYWDGMRIVLGKYGFKERVKRGRGKEVDPVNLCLNIIYNKLAGTVWKYVLRFSLDPFQGFLHARRPGKLSLVYDLMEPFRPIADRFIARFLYRLDQGFLRRASGAELAKLLTKKYYEEFTRQRIEYKARKMTMEAAVFWFVQEIVRFLNNRTSSIQPPYMPW; encoded by the coding sequence GTGTTTTTGACTGATTGGGGTCACTTGGTTGTTGATGATTATGGTGTTTTTCTTCGTAAGAAGCATGGTAGGATTGTTGTTGTTTCTAGGGGTGGTAGGGAGGAGTTTCCTGTTAGGAGGGTTCGTGAGGTTATTATTTCTGGTAAGGCTGGTATTAGTACTGAGTTGTTGAAGCTTCTTGCTGATTCGGGCATTGATGTTTTGGTAACTTCTTATACTGGTAGGCCTGTTGCATTATTTGTTCATGCTAGGAGTGGTGGTAGTGTTAGGAATAGGATTGAGCAGTATAGGTCGTTGGAGGATGGAAGGGCTTGTAAAGCTGCAGCTATGATTATCTCTGGTAAGTTGAGTAACCAGGTTAGTAACTTGAAATACTATAGCAAGCCTAGGAAGAACATTTCTCAGGAATCTAAAATACTGTATGAGAAGGCTGAGGAGATTAAGAAACTTAGAGAAAAGCTTAGAGATATTGAGACAAGTGATCTCGGGAAGTGTAGGGAGAATATTATGAGTATTGAGGCTCAAGCAGCTAATACTTACTGGGATGGTATGAGAATTGTTCTGGGTAAATATGGGTTTAAGGAGAGAGTGAAGAGGGGGAGAGGAAAAGAGGTTGATCCCGTAAATCTATGTCTCAACATTATATATAATAAGCTCGCAGGTACTGTCTGGAAATACGTGTTGAGATTCAGCCTAGATCCTTTTCAAGGCTTCCTACATGCTAGGAGGCCTGGTAAATTATCTCTTGTGTATGATTTAATGGAGCCTTTCAGACCTATTGCTGATAGATTTATTGCTAGGTTCCTATATAGGCTTGATCAAGGATTTCTAAGGAGAGCTAGCGGAGCTGAATTAGCCAAGTTGTTGACTAAGAAATACTATGAGGAATTCACTAGGCAGAGAATAGAGTATAAAGCTAGGAAGATGACCATGGAAGCAGCTGTTTTCTGGTTTGTACAGGAAATAGTTAGATTCTTAAATAATAGAACATCATCTATACAACCACCATATATGCCTTGGTGA
- the csa3 gene encoding CRISPR-associated CARF protein Csa3: MILIATLGFDERPVLHALSEAGFGNVDKIILIRPANDDPRAVKAVSEIKKIAVISGLRDEDVISYRVEVSDFWGSVRMIHELFLDHARNNNEIILCLGGGLRALVLETFTAFILLTPKLRSVFRVRIDLETGAGSIIISGAEIFTNTSLSRNELEVLRIILEEPGITLSRISDRIVKPASSIHRILKKLLDRGFVRREGNKYYLSPAGRAVLEIVGREDLI, translated from the coding sequence TTGATTTTAATAGCTACGCTCGGCTTTGATGAAAGACCTGTTCTCCACGCGTTATCCGAAGCTGGTTTTGGAAATGTTGATAAGATTATTTTGATTAGGCCGGCAAACGATGATCCTAGAGCTGTTAAAGCTGTTTCAGAAATTAAGAAGATCGCTGTTATTAGTGGTCTTAGAGATGAGGATGTTATAAGTTATAGGGTTGAGGTATCTGATTTCTGGGGATCTGTTAGGATGATCCATGAATTATTCCTTGACCATGCAAGAAATAATAATGAAATAATCCTATGTCTTGGCGGGGGTCTTAGAGCACTTGTTCTCGAAACATTTACTGCATTCATACTATTAACTCCTAAGCTTAGAAGTGTTTTTAGGGTGAGAATTGATTTAGAGACTGGTGCTGGATCAATTATTATTAGTGGAGCTGAGATATTCACGAATACTAGTTTGTCTCGGAACGAGTTAGAAGTTTTAAGGATCATATTGGAGGAGCCAGGTATAACTTTGTCTAGAATATCAGATAGAATCGTTAAACCTGCTTCATCTATTCATAGAATACTTAAGAAATTACTGGATCGAGGCTTTGTTAGGAGGGAGGGTAACAAGTATTATTTATCCCCTGCTGGAAGAGCTGTTTTAGAAATTGTTGGCAGAGAAGATCTTATATAA
- a CDS encoding CRISPR system precrRNA processing endoribonuclease RAMP protein Cas6 translates to MIDIGLDIEHVLFSAPSRRYYVVHVGITVTNPAVLPPFTGKVVKSLLIKSNPLLEKIFEESIPDQPKPIHVTPIGYYSRNGVVYLWKRAGVNNGITTVKPDKKYFFTVSCSEEVSGMILEAVLGINSIKFFNTEWILTDLDVKTYKLPNNNPPIKLDNTDSVKVMFRTPVQPIDPYRKSKYKRLNILPGILFSYNAGEITKMYKRGPEYWRILDIINYVLIESKTYWKTVKQVEVLYEQKTIPALTGYVKYWINKENTSKKEKLLIENILSHAQIMGAGSSRAIGLGHIEIKTQQT, encoded by the coding sequence TTGATTGATATAGGTCTTGATATTGAGCATGTCTTATTTTCTGCTCCTAGTAGGAGATACTATGTTGTACATGTTGGGATAACTGTTACTAATCCAGCTGTTCTCCCACCGTTCACTGGTAAAGTTGTAAAGTCTTTGCTTATTAAAAGTAATCCTTTGCTTGAAAAGATTTTTGAGGAAAGCATTCCTGATCAGCCTAAACCTATACATGTTACACCTATAGGATACTATAGTAGAAACGGCGTGGTTTATTTATGGAAGAGAGCTGGTGTCAATAATGGAATCACTACTGTTAAGCCTGACAAAAAATATTTCTTCACAGTATCATGTAGTGAAGAGGTTTCTGGAATGATTCTTGAAGCTGTTCTAGGAATTAATAGTATAAAATTTTTCAACACTGAATGGATACTCACAGACCTAGATGTTAAAACATATAAGTTGCCAAACAATAACCCCCCAATAAAACTAGACAATACTGATTCAGTAAAAGTGATGTTTAGAACACCTGTACAACCAATAGATCCATATAGAAAATCAAAGTATAAGAGACTAAACATATTACCTGGAATACTTTTCAGCTATAATGCTGGAGAAATAACCAAGATGTATAAAAGAGGACCGGAATACTGGAGAATACTAGACATAATAAACTATGTACTCATAGAAAGCAAAACATATTGGAAAACGGTTAAGCAAGTAGAAGTACTATACGAACAAAAAACAATACCAGCACTAACAGGATACGTAAAATACTGGATAAACAAAGAAAACACTAGCAAAAAAGAAAAACTACTAATAGAAAACATACTAAGCCACGCACAAATAATGGGAGCAGGATCAAGCAGAGCAATAGGACTAGGACATATAGAAATAAAAACCCAACAAACATAA
- the cas2 gene encoding CRISPR-associated endonuclease Cas2, producing MKTLIVYDISSTKLRSKVAEILKDWGLTRIQLSAFIGELTPQERNDLAEYLKRLPLSERDKIDIFPICIKDLKLHMRIVKGSIKHGEP from the coding sequence TTGAAAACTCTCATAGTATATGATATATCGAGTACGAAACTACGCAGTAAAGTCGCGGAGATACTGAAGGATTGGGGATTAACACGTATTCAATTAAGCGCGTTTATCGGCGAGTTAACGCCTCAGGAAAGAAATGATCTAGCAGAATATTTGAAGAGACTGCCCTTATCGGAACGTGATAAAATAGATATTTTCCCAATATGTATTAAGGATCTAAAGCTACACATGAGAATAGTTAAGGGAAGTATCAAGCATGGAGAACCCTGA
- a CDS encoding type I-E CRISPR-associated protein Cas5/CasD, whose translation MHAYKLRIEFLWGHQSRIVGLSKTNPSYYYPPPTTILGAIAEPIAKEYKLGENSASVRKLLASLSANLLALGLKPVNVLPIKYMDINRILAVKLTGKTLGKKNVVLPYPNPKDLDRSFDAPARGKTIFAPLDFDPPKIDILIVFKENQIYVDRVKVDLDVDLLWDIHRIGSKESIVSVMDVKESRKINIERGISITDYSFPLDRGIKVLDIIDKGWIYETYINPYKLKEENKSILDHYLSSNLLLYMVPIKLTISSEPSVKIIVQEPFAIYNVFFNSNEERVVGVSPKLWPS comes from the coding sequence ATGCACGCATATAAGTTAAGAATAGAATTTCTATGGGGTCACCAATCAAGAATAGTAGGCTTATCAAAAACAAACCCATCATACTATTATCCCCCACCAACAACAATACTCGGAGCAATAGCTGAACCAATAGCAAAAGAATATAAATTAGGAGAAAACTCTGCGTCTGTTAGAAAATTATTAGCATCATTATCAGCAAATCTTCTTGCTCTAGGATTAAAACCTGTTAATGTGCTCCCTATCAAATATATGGATATAAATAGAATCCTAGCTGTCAAGCTTACTGGTAAAACACTTGGAAAAAAGAACGTAGTTCTTCCCTATCCTAATCCAAAGGATCTCGATAGATCGTTCGATGCGCCAGCTAGGGGTAAGACAATATTTGCTCCACTTGATTTCGATCCTCCTAAAATTGATATATTAATAGTCTTTAAAGAAAATCAAATATACGTAGATCGTGTAAAAGTAGATCTAGATGTAGATCTTTTATGGGATATTCATAGAATTGGATCAAAGGAGAGTATAGTCAGTGTTATGGACGTTAAAGAATCAAGAAAAATTAACATTGAGAGGGGAATAAGTATAACTGATTACTCTTTTCCACTAGACAGAGGAATTAAGGTGTTAGACATTATTGATAAAGGATGGATATACGAGACATACATTAATCCCTATAAATTAAAGGAAGAAAATAAAAGCATACTTGATCATTATCTTTCTAGCAATCTCTTATTATATATGGTTCCAATAAAGTTGACTATATCTAGCGAACCATCTGTAAAAATTATTGTACAAGAACCATTTGCCATATATAATGTATTTTTTAATTCCAACGAGGAACGAGTTGTAGGGGTGTCTCCTAAATTATGGCCGAGCTGA
- the cas4a gene encoding type I-A CRISPR-associated protein Cas4/Csa1 — translation MYYLDEIEYKLLIHDLLPRTRENPIDDRLRGWNWHQPPVRPYSFELQLPIWEIAGSICPTYRDVWIRRKVLRKKLFTTSKQAEGVIIHKIVSHVFKEAKKLIYSGDYSDLKNALLPGVKELVDNEVKYISELVENIDANKIKEFALQVADWEMLRIEGRINTVKAKYPYIDEEGLVSLAVPVSLEMPVDGRLLGLSSMLRVDASWLPGGLIYEIKTGYREKWHKLQVAGYALALESIYERPVDIGVVVYVNRAVEGIRVNRDIFVVSDDLRSRFLEKRDEIQMLLLKGEEPRIPDKCPRKCLFRNICLGE, via the coding sequence ATGTATTATTTAGATGAAATAGAATATAAGCTGTTAATACATGATCTCCTCCCTCGTACTAGAGAGAACCCAATAGATGATCGTTTACGGGGGTGGAACTGGCACCAACCCCCTGTTAGACCATATAGTTTCGAGCTACAACTACCCATATGGGAAATCGCTGGATCAATTTGTCCAACATATAGAGATGTATGGATTAGGAGAAAAGTTCTCAGGAAGAAATTGTTTACAACTAGTAAGCAAGCTGAGGGAGTAATCATACATAAAATAGTATCACATGTATTCAAGGAGGCTAAGAAGCTGATTTATTCAGGTGACTATTCTGATCTAAAAAACGCGTTACTTCCCGGCGTTAAAGAGCTTGTTGATAACGAGGTAAAATACATTAGTGAACTAGTAGAGAATATTGATGCTAATAAGATAAAAGAGTTCGCATTACAAGTAGCTGATTGGGAAATGCTAAGGATCGAGGGCAGGATTAACACGGTTAAAGCTAAGTATCCATATATTGATGAAGAAGGACTTGTAAGTCTCGCGGTTCCTGTAAGTCTTGAAATGCCTGTTGATGGGAGGCTTCTAGGTTTAAGCAGTATGTTAAGAGTGGATGCTTCATGGCTACCCGGTGGTTTAATATATGAGATCAAAACAGGGTATAGGGAGAAATGGCATAAACTACAAGTCGCAGGATACGCGTTAGCATTGGAGAGTATATATGAGAGACCAGTCGATATAGGAGTGGTGGTTTATGTTAATAGAGCTGTTGAGGGTATACGTGTGAATAGAGATATTTTTGTGGTAAGCGATGATTTAAGATCAAGGTTTCTGGAGAAGAGAGACGAGATACAAATGCTCCTACTCAAAGGTGAGGAACCCAGAATACCTGATAAGTGCCCGCGTAAATGCTTGTTTAGAAATATATGTTTAGGAGAATGA
- a CDS encoding CRISPR-associated RAMP Csa5 family protein — protein sequence MSESLTEINLDPISKLLAVIIAENGDYSHVDKLGYVVSPDLAVYYLREALRDYSSLMNKTKWTNPKAYSVAKEIKMKSVEYIIDKISRINDPREVRRIVATIAAKALAKANSLRIETQEKEEGGEK from the coding sequence GTGTCTGAATCGCTTACCGAAATAAATCTTGACCCTATATCGAAACTATTAGCTGTAATCATAGCGGAGAACGGAGACTACTCCCACGTAGATAAATTAGGATATGTTGTCTCACCGGATCTAGCAGTTTATTATTTGAGAGAAGCACTAAGAGACTATAGCTCCTTAATGAACAAAACGAAATGGACAAATCCTAAAGCATACAGTGTAGCAAAAGAGATCAAAATGAAGAGTGTTGAATACATAATTGATAAGATCTCTAGAATAAATGATCCTAGGGAAGTTAGGAGAATAGTAGCAACAATAGCTGCAAAAGCCCTAGCTAAAGCTAATTCTCTAAGAATAGAAACCCAAGAAAAAGAAGAAGGAGGTGAAAAGTAA
- the cas4 gene encoding CRISPR-associated protein Cas4 codes for MENPENKFTVRMVEEYIFCPLVFYYKYVLGIKKPPSLWSNLGRQVEEELSRYVEEHYNVIGKQVFLESKKYSLAGIVDYIVKYRGTYTPLEIKYSRKLKPWWKYTLTTYALLVEETYYKPVKNAILIMPGPKTTIINITSNDRNYIIKTLENMKKTLEEQTTPKPTPSKSCINCDYKNICPYQTKNQ; via the coding sequence ATGGAGAACCCTGAAAACAAGTTCACAGTTAGAATGGTTGAAGAATATATTTTCTGCCCACTAGTATTCTACTATAAATACGTTCTAGGAATAAAAAAGCCTCCAAGCCTATGGAGCAATTTAGGGCGCCAAGTAGAGGAGGAGTTATCGAGGTATGTTGAAGAACACTATAATGTTATTGGTAAACAAGTCTTTCTAGAATCGAAAAAATATAGTCTAGCAGGAATAGTAGACTACATAGTAAAATATAGAGGAACATATACACCACTAGAAATAAAGTATAGTAGAAAACTAAAACCCTGGTGGAAATATACATTAACAACATATGCACTCCTAGTAGAAGAAACCTACTATAAACCTGTAAAAAACGCAATCCTAATAATGCCAGGACCAAAAACAACAATAATCAATATTACAAGCAACGATAGAAACTACATAATAAAAACACTAGAAAACATGAAGAAAACACTCGAAGAACAAACAACACCAAAACCAACACCTTCAAAATCATGCATCAACTGCGACTACAAAAACATATGCCCATACCAAACAAAAAACCAATAG
- the cas3 gene encoding CRISPR-associated helicase Cas3', translating into MSNPETIIDNVYKVFNYSGRDFLKHAWREVVGSNISIVEAPTGYGKTTLSQAFTLYNLIFGFKSVISYPLRTLLEDQLNKFRMLGEKLGLKDFVGSRYMGHHESYYYVKPVTLTTIDTLSMCIFGLEPSELDRYLKALYIGESITSTLGHYLFSKATVLLSNIVLDETHLLADSIKSLNFLAALVIIAHNNDLKLLLESATLPDAFIHELKRVYSGINVVKFSEDMDPEFVEEREKKEIDYMKPVEVGEDKYEKIMEWLMEAEKNLSDQGLRALVVFNTVREAVEFYNYLKKYSGKIGVSNDNVILIHSRYKEKDRGDRVDKIRELSNMLKEAIKNKQDTKNIQYIIVATQVIEAGVDVSSNVFITDIAPANSLIQRMGRFLRYPGEKYGYLRIWYEDLKQFKNKYKVYDHSLVQRTLDQLIVFKTFNPHLPSKYRELINNVYRIEDFAINTSEVNDLATLYLGLAHVKRAIEKFLDMGGSFIRDSIQIPVIAESDLSSKNIYESLIPMSIEALKPQIVVGVLVKRGNELEQEELNAEGLSIKGLRTILRRRSMMPDFIGVVVRGKYDYEKGLVLEV; encoded by the coding sequence ATGAGTAATCCTGAAACTATTATTGATAATGTATATAAGGTTTTTAATTATAGTGGAAGAGATTTTTTAAAACATGCTTGGCGAGAAGTTGTTGGAAGCAACATATCGATTGTTGAGGCTCCTACAGGTTATGGTAAGACAACTTTGTCACAAGCATTTACACTATATAATTTAATATTCGGGTTTAAATCAGTAATATCCTATCCTCTACGAACACTTCTAGAAGATCAGCTGAACAAGTTTAGGATGCTGGGAGAAAAACTTGGTCTTAAAGACTTTGTTGGTTCGAGATATATGGGGCATCATGAATCCTATTACTACGTTAAACCGGTAACGTTGACAACTATTGATACACTCTCAATGTGTATTTTTGGATTAGAACCCAGTGAGCTAGACAGGTATTTGAAGGCATTATATATAGGCGAATCAATCACTAGTACTCTAGGACACTATTTGTTTTCAAAAGCCACAGTATTATTATCCAATATTGTATTGGATGAAACACATTTATTAGCAGATTCTATTAAATCACTGAACTTCTTAGCCGCACTAGTTATAATAGCTCATAATAACGATTTAAAATTGCTACTTGAATCTGCAACGTTACCAGACGCATTTATTCATGAATTGAAGAGGGTGTATAGTGGAATAAACGTTGTAAAGTTTAGTGAAGACATGGATCCAGAATTTGTTGAGGAGAGGGAGAAAAAGGAAATAGACTATATGAAACCAGTCGAGGTAGGAGAGGATAAATATGAAAAAATTATGGAGTGGTTAATGGAGGCGGAAAAGAACTTATCGGATCAAGGCTTAAGAGCACTAGTTGTATTCAATACTGTTAGAGAAGCTGTTGAATTCTATAATTACCTGAAGAAATACTCTGGAAAAATAGGAGTTAGCAATGATAATGTAATACTTATCCACTCAAGATATAAGGAGAAGGATCGAGGTGACAGAGTTGACAAGATACGTGAGCTAAGCAATATGCTTAAAGAGGCTATCAAGAATAAACAGGACACTAAAAACATACAATACATTATAGTAGCTACACAAGTTATTGAAGCAGGAGTTGATGTTTCATCAAATGTTTTCATAACAGATATCGCTCCTGCAAACTCCCTCATACAGCGTATGGGGAGGTTTCTAAGATACCCTGGAGAAAAATACGGGTATTTAAGAATCTGGTATGAAGACTTGAAACAATTTAAAAACAAATATAAAGTCTATGATCACAGCCTTGTACAGAGAACCCTAGATCAATTAATAGTATTTAAAACCTTCAACCCCCATCTCCCATCCAAGTATAGAGAATTAATAAACAATGTTTACCGCATAGAAGACTTCGCCATTAATACTTCAGAAGTAAATGATTTAGCCACACTTTATCTAGGATTAGCCCATGTAAAGAGAGCAATTGAGAAATTCCTGGACATGGGTGGAAGCTTCATAAGAGACTCTATACAGATCCCGGTGATTGCAGAGAGTGATTTATCGTCTAAGAACATATATGAATCACTTATACCAATGAGTATAGAAGCATTAAAACCCCAGATTGTTGTAGGAGTGCTTGTTAAGAGAGGTAATGAGCTGGAACAAGAGGAACTTAATGCAGAAGGCTTATCCATTAAAGGACTTAGAACAATTCTTCGGAGACGATCAATGATGCCCGATTTTATCGGTGTAGTTGTTAGGGGAAAATATGATTATGAGAAAGGACTTGTTTTGGAGGTGTAG
- a CDS encoding CRISPR-associated helicase Cas3, which produces MDTGLISNRVISFYDPSNKVKPIEYLAEHTGLMIELLDRGSRAIVYGNKLFSEINIGSAIKVRDVDYYDILVTSIIFHDIGKAFYLENAQKFIGMGKPVYFTGHEILSALILDNLNNILNKIYPTSYSSWLLKPSIYAIMFHHHALSITRRINKIKNIASRMDENYVAQIINHIVEELSLLKTSIDTDRIGKLPIILLELLNKYSQKIYNVIKDANGGYKRLKQEFFKIFAGGGKLAKLMHLTLTSLIVLDYEAARRTRAGPITRFGKMCSQWRKYYLSATIKESA; this is translated from the coding sequence ATGGATACGGGTTTGATTAGTAATAGGGTTATAAGCTTCTATGATCCCAGTAATAAAGTGAAGCCTATTGAATACTTGGCTGAGCATACTGGTTTAATGATAGAGTTACTGGATAGGGGGTCTAGAGCTATAGTTTATGGTAATAAATTGTTTTCAGAAATAAATATTGGCTCAGCTATAAAGGTTAGAGATGTAGACTATTATGATATACTTGTTACTTCAATTATCTTCCACGATATTGGGAAAGCATTCTACTTAGAGAATGCACAGAAATTTATCGGGATGGGTAAGCCAGTATATTTCACAGGGCATGAGATATTATCTGCTCTTATCTTGGATAATCTGAACAATATTTTGAACAAGATATATCCTACTAGTTATAGTTCATGGCTTCTTAAACCAAGCATTTATGCTATAATGTTCCATCACCACGCTCTCTCAATTACGAGGAGAATTAATAAAATAAAGAATATAGCATCTAGAATGGATGAGAACTATGTAGCCCAAATAATTAATCATATAGTGGAGGAGCTCAGCTTATTAAAAACAAGTATAGACACAGATAGAATTGGTAAACTACCGATTATATTGCTTGAACTACTCAATAAATACTCACAGAAAATATATAATGTTATCAAAGACGCTAACGGAGGATATAAGAGATTAAAACAAGAATTCTTCAAAATATTCGCTGGTGGAGGAAAACTTGCAAAGTTAATGCATCTAACACTTACCTCGCTAATAGTACTAGACTATGAAGCAGCCCGTAGAACAAGAGCAGGCCCAATAACAAGATTTGGAAAAATGTGTTCACAATGGAGAAAATACTATTTGTCTGCAACAATAAAAGAATCAGCTTAA
- a CDS encoding AbrB/MazE/SpoVT family DNA-binding domain-containing protein, which translates to MSVVVETKVGRKRVIVIPKAVAEAVKIREGQRVRVMAVGDKIVIEPIRDAVWLAIHGKKIGKIMPEELEEESILEQEKIYEKQ; encoded by the coding sequence ATGAGTGTTGTTGTAGAGACCAAGGTTGGTAGGAAAAGGGTTATCGTTATACCTAAGGCTGTTGCTGAAGCAGTTAAGATACGTGAAGGTCAGAGGGTTAGAGTAATGGCTGTTGGAGACAAGATCGTGATTGAACCGATAAGAGACGCTGTATGGCTTGCAATACATGGTAAAAAGATAGGCAAAATAATGCCTGAGGAACTAGAGGAGGAGAGTATTCTTGAACAAGAAAAAATCTATGAGAAACAATAA